The sequence below is a genomic window from Babesia bigemina genome assembly Bbig001, chromosome : II.
AATTTTTCATCGTAGGTGTTGTCATAAGACACACTCTGCTGCCTCATCGTAGCTACGTTAGTGGGCAGAAATTCGCTTTCGTATTCATATACTGACGAAAGTTGTGAGAATGAAATACTCGAAACATCTTCCTCTACATCCATGCGGAGGTCCTCATCCGAACGCTCGTTTGTAGAAGTCGAAGAAACGCTTTGCATCGGTAACTTTATGGTCAATGTACTGCCTGGATGAAGTACCACCGAACACCAAGGGCCACGGATTGGGCGGTGACGGTTACGGAAGATCTTTCTGGCAATgtcacaaacgtagtcAGTCCTTGAACGTACTTCTATCCTGGCTTTTGTATTGCCTGTTTTTGGGTCGACACATCTGCATTCGCCTTTAATGGGTGGTAATGCTACTGTATGAAAAAACATAGCTGCTACCCAATGTGCATTTTTCGCGACATTCCAATATAAATGAGGCTCAGTTACGGTCACAACTCTGCCATGCTCATCCAGTAATGATTTCATACAACCCTTCGGTTCAATTCGACCTTCGCAAACAAAACCAATGCGTAATGGTGACATAGGGTCCACCACACAGGAAGTCACGCCAGTGGAGCGGTCTACAGTTACGTCGTTACTCGGAAGGAACAGTGGTGACGGACGgctgccgcagccttgAAGCAGCGTCTGGAATCGCCCTGTGAGCAAGGAGAACATTGCCAACCCCGTTCCTATTTTCATAATTTCCTGAGTCAATGTCGTGTTAACGTCCCAAGGAAACGATCCCTTGAGAGTGGAGCCATTGAGTTGATAAAGCTGGTGTTGCAACGTGTCAGTTAAAACCAGATTTCGTGGTCCACAAATGAAAACCAGGCGTCGCTTCGTGATGGCGAATACCTCAGCAATATGTAAGTCGATGTATAGTTTTGATTCCGTCTCATTTATGTGCAACGAAATGTAGGGAATTCGACTTTCGCTTATAATAACTTCCGAAAGAGGAGTGGAATGAAATTTGCCGTCTTCAACCACGTAGGCTTTTATATCGGGTAATGTGTCAGACGTTGGTTGAGGATGCCATACATATTCGGTGTCTTTAACTCGGCGTGGACATTCAATATAGCTTGATGCCGATTGATCCACATCCATCAGTTGCGTTACGAGAGCGTACCTGACGAATAAGTCATTTCCTATTCCCAAACTATTATCAGACGCATGAATATGACCGATTGAATGCAATCCGATTGCGCATAATGCGCATACAGCCCTCAGGATTCTAATTTTCCTCATGGTCATCGACTTCGTTTTAGTATCGACAACAAATATTGAGGAAGAAGATTTTTTTCGCCGCCTTCATCCTGTGAATGTAATTCATGAAGAAAAAGTATGACCACGATTGATTTTTAACATGGATGAACGGGGACGTCCGATAGTTTTTAACTGGGTGTCAGCCTGGGAAGGAGATTGTCTTCACTCTCCAACAGTAAATAGAGCGAATGTCTCCACTGTCTACTTGAAAAATTATAATATTTGCAAACACGTAATTCGagcaatcacatacaattTTTGACATTGACCAATCGCCGCTCTTCCTAAATGAGAATTTTCTCGCTGCCAGCCTATGAGCGTAGCCGAGCAGAGCCAACCATCTTCTACCGGAGCAACAGCTCGATCGTTAGCAGGTACATCACGAAGGTAACTGATGGAATACTGTGGATGCCGAGACCTAGTAGAGTCACAAGAACATGGATACGGTGGACGTGCGTGGTGTAGTTGAAGTTCAGCATAACAATTGCAAACCGTGAGAGAGCCTCGAATGCGGTTCACGACTATACAATCTCGCCAATGTCTCGAAAAGCAACATTATAATGTCTTTGAGATGAAAATTAAAAGAAGCCGCTTGGCCGTAGCCGCAGGGGTTGGTCACAGTTGTTACAACCGTAAACCTTGTGACTGCGAACCACGGAGATGCGATTTCCACGATATGCAATGCACCTGCAAGCAACCATCCGCCAAATACTGCACAATCAGACCTAGCAACCTTTGTGTCCTTCACCGATGTCAGATTCAACGCAAAACAGTAGCCTCCTGGAAGGGACAACATGAGACAAAGAGCGCCTCAGCAACACCATACTGATGAAAACAAAGGAATGCATTGTTGCTCTTAAAATACCACCTTATCGCTAGGATCGATCCAGTTAATCACTTTGACGTTTTTGGTGTGCTTTACTGTTAAGTCGACGTCGACACGCTTAGGCATGGGGTCCCTAGAAACATTCAGATAGAAGTACACCATGGTTTACCTGGTGGATGGCAGTGGGAATGCTGAGAGCCCCTCAACTTGCACTGACTGCCGATAGACCCAATCCGCCGTGCTCCCGAAACCTGCAGCAATGACGTTTCGTTGGCATCACCACAAACCTTGGAACTCGTTCTCTTCTTCATCAGCTTCGTCAGAGACGTGGACGTATCCTGGTTGTGTGTTATGTATCTGTCTTAAGAGCTTACCAATATTGTCCCGATAGGCCTGCTCCTTCAGCTGTAACCTCGCCTCTTCCAACGTTATCCGCTTATCCCTCGGATCGCACAGCTTGTTGTATAAAATGAAATTGAGCAGGCTGAACTCTCTGACCACCTCTCGCACCGTGCTTTCTTTGAACCCGTAGCGCTCCGCGATTCGCGGAATTGTGAACCTCCCCGGATCCAGATTGTGCAAAAAGAACATATACTCGCGCATGAGAGGGTCTATCTTCCTCTTCATCGGTAGCTTGATGGGGAATATGCGCGGCAGCAGGCGGTTCAGTCCGGTGTCCTTCCAGTAGTTCGTGTTCTCCGCAGTGTCCAGCGTTGGAAACCTCAATCCCGAGAAATCAGTGTACGTCTGTCCGAATTCTGTGTCGCGACTATACGTCACCGCATTTTTCTTGTCCGCTGATGTATGCTGCCTCATGCCAATGCGGAAACGGGTAGGCACCTCGTAACCTGGGACGGGATCTCCCTGCACTGGCTTCCATCCGCGCTGATACGATGTGGCGTCACACGGAATGAAGCTAAGCAGGATATGAGTAACATCACGACTACTACTGCATACCTCGGTGGGATGGGCGGGTCATAGGCGTCGTCGCCTTGCGGCTTTCCCGCCTGGCTGGAGAGAGGCAGCGCGTTCACCTTACGCCTTCGGAATGCCGCGAAGTGGCGGCAGATTAACGTACAAGACGTCCCAACAGGACTGTTGCTAGTGCTAATGCGGTTAATCATTCTGATAACTGTTATACTGTGTGCCCGCGACACCGGCGCTTGATTGCCTCAACATGCCAGCAGTACACATCCGAACAAGCGATTTCGTATGCGATAGACACATATCAACTACACAGTATGTATCAGAAACGTGACCGGCCGTTAATCACGACAGCGCTGCAGTGTTCGCCGGCTGGTGGGCACAGCATTAGACACCACCGGCAAATACCATAATGTGTCGTCTGTAATCGGCGCTTTTGCGTCGAAACAGACGCACATATGTGAATAATGCAGTAATATGGTCAATGGCAGGTATTGGACCGGGGGAAGTGCCGGCTAGACATTTCTGGCTCACACATCCGTCAACCTTTGACGGTAGCTGGCGGCGGATCAGACCGCGCACAACGAGTGCCGCAGCCAAGTGCACTAAAGGAGCACTATGTGTGGGATAAAGCAGCTGCTCTGTAGCTCGGTAGGAGATGTGTGTCTGGTACGCGTTGGAGGTAACGGAGGTGCACCTGCCTTGCCGCGAGATCGAGACAGCGCACAGTCTTCGACCGTGAAGTTGCCGTAAAATACCGCAGTGCACGCCCAAAACAGTGTGTATTTGAGGAAGGGATCATCGTATACTTCTTGGTGGAAGGTGCACCTGCAATCCGAACGTTACGACCATTGTCTGGGTTAGAGCTGCTGGAAAGATGAAGACAGGCGTATGTTCTGGCGTGCTAGCGCTCTGGCTGCTCTCTGTCGCCGATGTGTACGCAATAGAGGAGTCAGCTGGCTCTGGTGCGCTGGCCATGCAGAACGAGGAATCTACACCTTACAGCTACTTTCTCGAGAGCGAGCTCGACAACACCTACGAGCGGGGCGATGACAGCAGCCTGTACGAGATCCCCGACGATGACGCCTTGACGACCATGTCGCTGCTCGACCTCGCCGGAGCGCCTGACCTCTTGGAGTCCGCCGACGGTGAGTTCTCCGACGAGTCCGACTTTTCGTTTTTGGAGGAGcgcgacgaggaggatgaaTTCAACGGCGAGTCCTTCCTGGAGGCCGATGATGACGACATGTTCGACTTCGACGCCTCCTTCATGGAAGCTGAAGAGGATGAGAACCCCGCCGACGAGCTCAGCTCCGGCATCGATGAGGAGCTTGAAGATGCGGAAGCTACCAACACCGAGTTCCTCGACTCCGAACCCACCAGCTACGTGCCCATCCGCCACCGCATGACCGCTAAAAAGTGCAACAACCACCTTAACAACAATGTCCAGCCTGCCGTGGAAGGCGTCCAGGACGCTAAGGCGGccatgctgcagcaggatgAAGTTGCGGAAACCTCATCCTCTGGATCGTTCTTCAAAAGGAACCGCGCCGTCATCATCGTTGGAGTGGTGTTGTTGATCTCCGCTGCTATTGGCATCTGCACCTTTAAGTACCCGCCACCCTgcgtcgccgccgccaaggaACGCATTCGCGGCTACTTCAACCGCGAAAACGACCGCAACAGCGTGCTGCCCGAGGTGACAGAAACCGAGCCCTTGGTGGCTCAGTGAGCCCGTACTGCCACACAGCTGACTGTGTTTAGCTGCCTTATAGCGAGTAGAACAGTGTTCAAAGCTAATGTATTTAAACTTGTAGTGGTTTCCAATGTCAAACGGTTGTTAGCAGGAAAGCTTCAACGGCtctggcgctgctgcgtaGTTTTAGATGAATAGCTTTATTATAGCGTGACCGCAATGCCGTTTACAGATGCCGATCGTAGCCGCAGCAGACCAGGAAGACGGCGCATGATGTTAAATACGCAGATGCCTTGCGGCCTAACACGAAATGCTGGCGGATACAGCGTTCTAGACGGTCTGACGATGTAGACATCGACAAACCCGCTCTTCACACAAGCGCCCGGAGGGAGCGGGTCCGTACGTGTGGAATGTGTAAAGTCGACCGTGGCAATACGGCATGCTCTTTTGTACCCGTATCTACTGAACATTTGTGTTGTGTTTTAACTATAATTTAATCTCCTGACTCGATGGCTTCTGACGGCGAGAACTCCGCAATGATAAGCCTGCCCAGCAGGATGGGCACGCAGCGACACATTACTGGCGGTTGGTACTGATGCGCGGCGACTCATTCTCTACAGAACCCACATTCGAGCTATTGGGAGACGTCTGGACGATCGCCAACCAGCGGGACACGACTCTCGACCTTTCACGTGCTACCCGCACCCAGTCCGTGCAGGTCTGCGAATGCGACCACGTGAAGCTCATCATTCCCGACAAGATCGTCTCCCTCTCGATCGTCACCTGCAACAACGTGGATGTCGATATGCACTCCTCCATTTCCGGTCTGGAGCTCACTGATTGCACTGGCATTAAGATCCGCGTTAAGAGCAGCCTGCCTTCGGCTTCCATCGACAAGTGCCAGCAGGTCGGGTTCTGGATCACGAGCGCGAACGCGGAGTACATCATGTTCGCGTCGTGCAAGTCGGGCGACATGAACGTGAACGTGAACCGCAACACGAGCGGCAAcgtcgacgaggacgacTGGGTGGAGAGGCCGATCCCCGAGCAGTTCGAGAGCCGCTTCAACTCCAAATTGCAGCTCGACACCAAGCCTTCCATGTTGTACTAAGACGCTGCGATCCCGAGCCGCTCACGCCATGTATGTGCAAACGGAACCAGTCCGACCTGCCGCCCTTACGGCCCCCCGGAATACACATTGTCCATGTTTACCACAAACACATTGCTATTAATTACGAGTTATCTTTGGCAGTTAGCAGCGTCGGCTTGTGTGGCTCAGACAGTAAAAATATAATCATGGTAAGCACATCAGGTGAAAGCATGACACGAGTTGTCATCATCGCCTGCCACCAATTGCCTTGCGATAAGCTGTGTGAGGAGATCCCTGGTACCCTCCTTCCGGTATAGGTCAATTAAACAGTTTAACCATGTGTAAACTTGGCGGTCCCCGCTACGCTGCGCCAAATCGTTCCAAACGTTTCTGTCTCCGCGCACGCTCATCGTCGTCCAGCGGCACCTCCCCCTTTACCCCGTCGCGCTGCAAAGAAAATGAGTCAGTTTGGCGGAAAGTGGCGTACCTTTATCATCCGCTCCAGACGACGCTTGGTGCGCTCGGCCTGCGTCATGCCGCCACGCGAACCCCGCCGTCTTTTCTGCCGCCCGTCGGAGCTCTGTGACCGTTTTTCCGCGGGTTTCGCGTCACTCGTGGTGATGTTGAACCTCTTGGCGCGCAGCGCCATGCGTTCCTCCAT
It includes:
- a CDS encoding membrane protein, putative — its product is MKTGVCSGVLALWLLSVADVYAIEESAGSGALAMQNEESTPYSYFLESELDNTYERGDDSSLYEIPDDDALTTMSLLDLAGAPDLLESADGEFSDESDFSFLEERDEEDEFNGESFLEADDDDMFDFDASFMEAEEDENPADELSSGIDEELEDAEATNTEFLDSEPTSYVPIRHRMTAKKCNNHLNNNVQPAVEGVQDAKAAMLQQDEVAETSSSGSFFKRNRAVIIVGVVLLISAAIGICTFKYPPPCVAAAKERIRGYFNRENDRNSVLPEVTETEPLVAQ
- a CDS encoding C-terminal domain of adenylylcyclase associated domain containing protein,putative, with translation MASDGENSAMISLPSRMGTQRHITGEPTFELLGDVWTIANQRDTTLDLSRATRTQSVQVCECDHVKLIIPDKIVSLSIVTCNNVDVDMHSSISGLELTDCTGIKIRVKSSLPSASIDKCQQVGFWITSANAEYIMFASCKSGDMNVNVNRNTSGNVDEDDWVERPIPEQFESRFNSKLQLDTKPSMLY